The stretch of DNA AAAACCAGGCAGTGTTGTGTCTGTTTACCGGGATTTCTTCGATGTGCAATGCGGGAATGGAATTCTAAGAATACTGACAGTGAAACCTGAAGGACGGAAGATAATGAGTGTACATGATTTTCTTTTAAGTTCCAACCTTAAAGAAGGAGATATTCTGCTGTGAACAAACCACGGCATCGATATACCGAAAAGAGCACGGTCAATTCTCGTCAACTGGCATTACGGATACTCACCGATTTCGACAGAGATCCAGGGAATCTCGATCGGATAATAGATAAAGGACTCGCCAACGTTCATCTTGACCACAGGGACAGGCGGTTTGTTTTTGAGATGGTTTACGGGGTAATTCGCCGCAGGATGACTCTCGATCATGCGATGGATCAGTATGTAACTGAGAAAATAAAGGATGATACTTTAAAGCGGATACTTCGTATCGGTATTTACCAGCTAATCTACATGCAGAAGGTTCCCGATCATGCAGCGGTAAATGAGACTGTGAAACTCACCAGAGTCGATTCCCGCACAGAGCATTTCTCGGGGATTGTAAATGCGGTGATGAGATCGCTGATTAACAACAAGAAAACAATCACATTGCCTGATCCTCAGAGGGACCTTGTTGAGCGACTCTCAGTGGAGTTTTCTCATCCCCGATGGATGATCGAGCGATGGCTGAAGAAAGTCGGGCTTTCGAAAACCAAGAAACTGCTGAGTTTCAATAATGAAAGGCCGGAAATTTTTCTCAGACGAAAACTCAGGGATATCTCCCGTCAGCAGTTTGAATCTGATGTACGTACGATTTCGGAACCTGCCGCCGGTTATCTTAACCTTTACTATAAGCTGAAAAAGACACTGCTTCCTGAAAGCATAAGGATGATCCAGCAGGGGATGTGTGTTGTGCAGGCCCCATCATCGGGATGGGTTGTGGCGCTTCTTGATGTAAAGAAAGGGGAGCATCTGCTGGATATGTGCTCGGCTCCCGGAGGAAAAACAGCGCTTATCTCAGAGCTGGCAGGAGATACCGGAACAGTTGTGGCCTGTGAACTGAGGAAGGCTCGCCTGATGAGTGTTGTGGAGATGGTGAGGCGGATGGATTTGAATAATGTTTATCCACTGGTTTGTGATGGAGTGAATCTTCCGTTTATGGGTGCTTTTGACAAGGTATTGCTCGATGCACCCTGCAGCGGTACCGGAGTCCTGCATAGACATCCTGAAGCCCGCTGGGTAAAAAATCCTGAAGATATTGAAAAGCTTGCAGGAGCCCAGAGCAGGCTTCTCCACTCTGCCGCTTCAGTTGTGGCTCCGGGTGGAATCCTTGTCTACTCCACATGCTCTCTTGAACCTGAGGAGAATGAACTTCAAGTGGAAGCGTTTCTCAGGAGTCATCCCGATTTTGTTCTTGACAGAAATCCAGATGTGATTCCGGATAAATTTATCGATGATAACGGATACCTCAGGATAAATCCTTATGAGCACGGGATGGACGGGATGTTCGGGGCAAGGTTGAGAAGATTGGAACAGTAAAGGCGGGGGAGTGAGAGAGTAATGTTTCCTGTAACTTTACTTATTAAAACAGAAACAGAATAATAAGTGAACGACTTAGAGTTTGGCTTCTCACTCCAGTTGCCGTTTAAGATCATAAAAAGCATTCTTTAACTCCTCAAACTCCAGGCGAAGCTCAGAGAGGTTATTTTCCAGTTCAAAGATCCTGTCTTCCGATTGTAAATGCTGCTCCGGGGTTCTCTTTTCTACTTCCGCGTACTGTTCAAGATCGGGCATGCCGGAGAACAGGTGAGTGTATCTTGTGTCTTTCTGTCCCTTAAGCCGCGGGAGTTCAACCACAAAGGGACCATCTTCCCGACTTATCAAGCCATTCAGTGTTTCGACAACCTCCTCTAATGAAGAGAAGTTATACAGTCTTTCTGTGCGGGTACGGAGTTCACCCGGTGTCTGAGGACCTCTCAGGAGAAGCACATCGATAATTGCAGTCTCCTGTGGTGAAAATGTGAATAGACTTCTGATATTATGCTCATATTTAGGGACCCTGCCTGTAGATGATTTCAACTGCCAGACAAGTCTCTTGCTTTTCATGGTATCAATTGCTTCCAGTATATCCCTCTCCTCAAGGTTCATCACCGGATCTCTGCTTGATTTCTGATTGCATGCAGAAAGCAGGGCATTCAGGCTTAACGGGTAGTATTCAGGGGTGGTAATCTCTTTTTCGATAAGGGAGCCAAGAATACGGGCCTCAACTGGTGAAAGATTCATATCCATGGGGTAGTTACCTGCTCCTTTTTTCCGATGGGATTTGTTTGTGAATTCCGGTTTGGTGAGTTTAAAGAGTTTAAATAATATTTTGGAGAAACGGAGTCAATCCAGAGACGTTTTTCAGTCCTCCTGAAGCGGGAAAAGGAAGAAGCATTCTACTTTTTGTCCTACGATTGGGATCGGAATCGGTATCGGCATCGGAATCGAATGCGTTCTTAATAAAATGAAGATTCTTTAAGGACTAAATAATCTTATTTTCCCTTATGTATATTGCCTTTCATGAAAAGAAAACGGCTGCAATCTCCGCATGATCGTTTTCTCAAAGTAATGTTCAGTAAAACCGCGGTAGTTTCCAGTTTCATTAATTCGTGCTTATTCCCAAACATCGAGATTGATTATAATCTTTCAAGTGCGATAAAAAACGATACCGTCGATGGATTCCTGAACGAATTCCGCTCAGATATTGTTTACAGACTTTTCGACAAAACAAACGCACGGTTTATCTATCTTCTTTTTGAACACAAGAGTACACCGGATAAGAAAACTCTGGTTCAAATAAAGCACTATTTAAACTCCATAGAAAACGATATCCCTGAAGGTGAAAAGCATGAAGGTCCTATACCAGTACTGATTTATCATGGCAGAAGAAAATGGATATCTCTTTGTCTCTGGATATTGACCATCCAAACCCGGTTTTGCATACAAATTTTTCGCGATTTCAATACCTGCTTTTTGATTTTTATCATACCCCTGATGAGGAAATTCATGGATCGCCTCAGCTTCGTCTGACACTGATGGCGCTTAAATATGTAAAAACCAGGTTAATCAATAAGAAGATTGACCTGATTCTCGTTAATCTTAAGAGAGATGATAGATGAGAAGGATGTCGCTGAGTATGTTGATGAGCTAGCGCTTTATATTGATTCTGAAGCACCTGCGGATTTAAAAGTCAAGGTCCAGGAGAAGATTAAAACAGCAATAATTACCGGAGAGAACAAGATGTCTTCGATTAAAGAATATTTCAAACAGGAAGGCAGAATTGAAGGAATACAGGAAGGTCGAAAGGAAGGAAAAGAAGAAGGAAAAATGGAGGGACGAAAAGAGGGCTTAGAAGAGGGGTTTAAAAGAGTCGCATTCAATATGTTAAAAAATGGTGAATCTGCTGAAAAGATTGCTCTGTTTACCGGTCTATCCACAGAATAGATTTCTTCTCTTTACAAACAATTATTGAAAAACGATGGTAAGGATAGTATCAGCAATTCGTAGTACTATATGTACTAACGGTTGAATCGCAAGTGGCATTTCCTCTGCAGAGGTCTTCACCTGCCATAACATAAAGGACGATAAAGACTTATCTGCTTATAGTGAATATTTTCCTTCCTGATGTTTTTGTAAAGATTTCCAGAAAATATACACCACTGGAGATATGCCCAACATCAATCCAGTTTCTCTGTGAATCGGCTGTTTTAATACGCTTTCCCGAGATATCAAAGAGATTGCAGTGACTGAACATAATATCATCGATGTATACCTTTGTACCGACAATCTTTGGAGCAATGTGCTCAGATGAACGCACTGCTGGTTTGAAATTATCTGCTTTTACTATCGCTAAACCGTCTTTAATTCCCTGATAAAACCCATGGTATGCTGGCTTGGGTTGATACTGTTCATTAAACAGCAGTGCATTTTGTCCCATTCTCCAGTATGCATTAGTGTTATCAGCTACACCCCAGAGACAGATCCAGTCTGCTCCTCCAGTGACTGCAGCCTTTGCGAAGTTATAATACTCTCTCTTTTGAGTAGTGTCCATCTGGGCTGACCACTGCGGTTGCTTTGCTGGCGCAATCTGGTCAGTATCACCGTAATCGACCTCTGTGATATAGACTTCCAGACCAAGTTTTTTATATTCCGCTACTGCAGCAGTCAGTTTTGACCAGTCATAACTGCGATCAAGCCGGAAATGTCCCTGAAATCCTACTGCATCGATCGGAACTCCGGTATTTTTCAGGTGTTTGACTAGTTGATAAAATGCCCGTGCCTTAACAGAATTGTCCCAGAATTCGATATAGTAGTCACGTAATTCAAGTTTTGCCGAAGTTTTCGATCGTGCCGTCTGGAAGGCCTTGCGGATATACACCGGATGTTTATCGTATACTTTTGCACTCCCTGTGAGTCCCGATTGATCCGGTTCCCATCCAAGCTGCTGCCAGCGGCATTCAGACTCACTCGACCAGTACTTTCCATCCCAGGTAAACGCCTCGTTAACCACATTCCAGTAATCCACTTTCGAGGCATTATTATTTGTAGTGATCGCTTCGGTGATCCAACTGTTTAAAAGATCCTCAAGCTGCTCGTTTGTCCATGAACATGAATTAAACCAATCGGGGAAATATGTCCCGGAACCACAGAGAAGATGAATGCAGGTTTTCTTACCATTTTCTTTTGCCCAGTTTATGACTCTGTTCATATCACTCAAATTGTAAACTTTGGGATTCTGAGCTGTTCCGGTCCATGCTCCCCAGGCCGGATAAGCCGTTGTCTGAACCAGACCAAATTCACTCTTAATTGTATTTTGAACTGAGTTGGCTTCTTTCCAGTTAAACAATCCTTCTTTTTCTGCACTGCCAACCTCAGCAGTAGCACCGATTAGAATGCGGGTATCATTAAGTACTGCCTCTGAAGATGATAGCTGACCTGCAAGCAGCACTATAAGGCATAGAAGAAGCAAAACAGAAGAGAGTTTTAGCGAAAGAAACTTTGGTTTACGTTGACGTGCCAGAAGAAAATCATTCTCCGCTCTTATCGCTTTATAATTCAGTGCTGCAAACATCCATACTCCTTTGATTGTGATTTCAGCCATAATTACCAGCCCTTTAGATTTTTTTCATACACTGAAACAGGCAGGTGCTTTAAATATAGCGGTTCTGAGGGGGGCAAGGAATAAAGAAAAATAGATTTATTAATTAAATTGTTATACTGTTATATTTAAGGTCATATGAATTCACGAAGCACCCCTGTATTAACAGAAACTGTCCGGAAAATCCGCAGCATTATTGAAAAAAGTACTGATGAACGGCTGCCCTCAGTGAGAAATCTCGCCAGGCTGTGCTCTGTATCGCCTGTGACCGTTATCAGGGCGATCACGGTTTTAAAGAATGAGGGGGTGTTGGAGAGCCGATGGGGAAGTGGTCACTTTATCACTGGAAGAAAAATATCGGGCCCGGAACTGACAAATAATCAGCAGGCAGACAGGGTAAAAAGAATAGTACTGGAGTTGAAAAATGACATCAGTGAAGGAAAATATCCTACCCATCAATCTCTGCCCACAATCAAACAGTTGTCAGCACGTTATAACGCAAGTTATCCGTCAATTAAAAAAGCACTTGAGCTCTTATGCATTGAAAAAGTCATCAAGCGCAGTGGTGTCCGGTATCACTTTTTTCCCAGCCGGATTAAATCAGGTC from Fibrobacter sp. encodes:
- the rsmB gene encoding 16S rRNA (cytosine(967)-C(5))-methyltransferase RsmB, with the translated sequence MNKPRHRYTEKSTVNSRQLALRILTDFDRDPGNLDRIIDKGLANVHLDHRDRRFVFEMVYGVIRRRMTLDHAMDQYVTEKIKDDTLKRILRIGIYQLIYMQKVPDHAAVNETVKLTRVDSRTEHFSGIVNAVMRSLINNKKTITLPDPQRDLVERLSVEFSHPRWMIERWLKKVGLSKTKKLLSFNNERPEIFLRRKLRDISRQQFESDVRTISEPAAGYLNLYYKLKKTLLPESIRMIQQGMCVVQAPSSGWVVALLDVKKGEHLLDMCSAPGGKTALISELAGDTGTVVACELRKARLMSVVEMVRRMDLNNVYPLVCDGVNLPFMGAFDKVLLDAPCSGTGVLHRHPEARWVKNPEDIEKLAGAQSRLLHSAASVVAPGGILVYSTCSLEPEENELQVEAFLRSHPDFVLDRNPDVIPDKFIDDNGYLRINPYEHGMDGMFGARLRRLEQ
- a CDS encoding DUF480 domain-containing protein; this encodes MDMNLSPVEARILGSLIEKEITTPEYYPLSLNALLSACNQKSSRDPVMNLEERDILEAIDTMKSKRLVWQLKSSTGRVPKYEHNIRSLFTFSPQETAIIDVLLLRGPQTPGELRTRTERLYNFSSLEEVVETLNGLISREDGPFVVELPRLKGQKDTRYTHLFSGMPDLEQYAEVEKRTPEQHLQSEDRIFELENNLSELRLEFEELKNAFYDLKRQLE
- a CDS encoding Rpn family recombination-promoting nuclease/putative transposase; protein product: MKRKRLQSPHDRFLKVMFSKTAVVSSFINSCLFPNIEIDYNLSSAIKNDTVDGFLNEFRSDIVYRLFDKTNARFIYLLFEHKSTPDKKTLVQIKHYLNSIENDIPEGEKHEGPIPVLIYHGRRKWISLCLWILTIQTRFCIQIFRDFNTCFLIFIIPLMRKFMDRLSFV
- a CDS encoding T9SS type A sorting domain-containing protein, giving the protein MAEITIKGVWMFAALNYKAIRAENDFLLARQRKPKFLSLKLSSVLLLLCLIVLLAGQLSSSEAVLNDTRILIGATAEVGSAEKEGLFNWKEANSVQNTIKSEFGLVQTTAYPAWGAWTGTAQNPKVYNLSDMNRVINWAKENGKKTCIHLLCGSGTYFPDWFNSCSWTNEQLEDLLNSWITEAITTNNNASKVDYWNVVNEAFTWDGKYWSSESECRWQQLGWEPDQSGLTGSAKVYDKHPVYIRKAFQTARSKTSAKLELRDYYIEFWDNSVKARAFYQLVKHLKNTGVPIDAVGFQGHFRLDRSYDWSKLTAAVAEYKKLGLEVYITEVDYGDTDQIAPAKQPQWSAQMDTTQKREYYNFAKAAVTGGADWICLWGVADNTNAYWRMGQNALLFNEQYQPKPAYHGFYQGIKDGLAIVKADNFKPAVRSSEHIAPKIVGTKVYIDDIMFSHCNLFDISGKRIKTADSQRNWIDVGHISSGVYFLEIFTKTSGRKIFTISR